Sequence from the Trichomycterus rosablanca isolate fTriRos1 chromosome 10, fTriRos1.hap1, whole genome shotgun sequence genome:
aagcaatttcaTCTAGATACACAAGATCCATCTACAATCATTTTGTTGCAATTTGTTCTCACCATACTTACCAATGTAACCATTAAAATATTTCATCCTCCAGGATACTCAGACACTTACATAACCACTGTTTGAAGTCTTCGAAAGCTTTAAGGGGTTTGTCCGACTGCTGACTGGATTGCCCTGTTCCATTCTCTATCCAGTGTAGCAGAGCCTGCATATCAATGAACAAGCTTACcaacataaataattacaataacacATAATTATCAGTCTAAACCTTTTCTATTACCTTGTACCTGTCCGCCAGTTTAAATCCAATAGCAGACTGCAGTTTCCTAAGGCAGATGGGGCAAAGGTCCGGTGGCCGACGATCAGATTCCTCCAAGTGGTTGGAGCCCTGCATAACACACTGAAGCCACTGACAGTGCTTAATTCCAAATATGTGCCCAATCTCATGAGTAAGGGTCTGTCCGAGGAACacagcaaatgagggttaaacAGTACACTAAATTCAAAAGAAGATTCATATATCTTTAAAGAATTATAATTTATGAACAATATTGTGGTAGGAAATAAGgatatataaactatatggtAAAAAATAATTGGCCACTTGATTGGACACCCCATTTAAAAACCATGTGCATTCATTTGAATATAAAAGTATCTGCTCTCCTAAAATAactgtccacaagattttgaagtgtgtctgtgggaaattgTGACCATTAGGTTAAATGAGTATTTGTCTGACCGATACACAAACAACTTTCTAATTAATCCCGATGTTCAACAGGATTTAGATTAGGGTTCTGTGCATGCCACTAAAGGTCATCAACATCAAACTTGTCAAGCCatatcttgctttgtgcacagtcatgttgaagtatgtccacatacttttggttttcCATGTGTATACACAAATGCAAGAAAAAGAATGTAATCCATTATATTTATTAGGTGGTTGCATATCAACTGGATTTAGAActattcatttatcatttccactTTTGTCTGGGCACAGGGTTGCCATGAGTCTGGTTTTctcggacaggatgccaatccattgcagggcctcaGCCACACCCCCTTCCCCCAAAccaaagacatagccaatcatttctgtaaaaagtCTGTAAAAGCCTGACCAGCAGAAAGGATAGAtgaggatttgaaccctgggtcccagtggtagtgggccaGTTTAtttaccactgagccacccggCAGGAACATACCAATGCACATTCACTGCACAGtgacatacatttatttacttacaagTAGGGGCAATTTGGCATCGCCAATTCACCTTCATAAAATGACCACTCTACTAAATGTACAATTGTGTCACCCATCTGGAGTATTCCAAAACAGAAATTCTCAATGTTTATAGAATGTATTTAAAACTGATGAGAGTGACTGAAATTCTGGCTGGCTGGCACACCTTACAGGAGCGGAGAAGCAGAGTGCTGCTAATAGGAGGGATGTAGCAGCTTTGAAATACACTGTAGTCGCCAGGTTTAGGCTTCATTCCCTTCTTCAGCCGTCCTGCATAGTTTCTTGAGTAAAAGTCATCATCATACCGAGCAAAGCTGAAAACACCTATTCCTACAGCAAAAAAAGCCTTATTATTAAGACCAACcatctttaaaaaaatctttaataaCAAATACCCATTTGCTGTTAACAATGTTTGTGAATCATGGCGTTTCATTCTCTTGTTTTGATTAGGGCATGGTTCTTTTGAGTGTTTTTTGTAGAGAAGGGGACTTCTACAACCCACACCATCAATCTCACCTTAATAACAAATTGTTGACAAATCTACACATAATCACAAACAGTATGTTATGTTGCAGTAaaaactgttctttttttttttagctttttgaaaattaaaaaattcaaaattcaaaaaatatttagcctTCACCCTTAATTCAGTAATTTGTAGAAATCCCTTTGGCAGCAAGTACAGCTGCTAGTCACCCCGAAAAGCCTAAACGAGCTTTGCACACCTGAAGTTGGGTAGTTTATTCCATTCTTCATGGCATCTCTATCTCTATCAGATTGGAAGGTGTGTTTGTTAACAGCtggcatgatgctgccaccatcaCATTTCACCAAAGGAATGGTGTTAGCCAGGTGATATACCGGGCCAGTTGTCTGTCTAACAGGTTCTTCCATTCCTGCACATGTGTTTTGTATCCTTTTAGAGTGACTGCTGGGGTCCCTTACCTCTATGCCCCCTCTTGATGCCCAATTTGGTTGGATCACCAACTCAAGGTAGAACTGAATAATTATGGgcaattaagtgtagattgatgacTAAAGTGGCAATAACAGCCACTGAGAATCAATCCCACTACACAGGACCCAACATTCTTCTTCAACTTGAGCATAAAGAATCAGAACAGCTGAATTAGATTTTACCTTCAGTGAGTGATGCTTGACCAAAAACAAAATTCCAGGAGTCCCTTGGGTACAGATCAATCATGGTGATCCCTACAATGCAAAATGCATCCTttggctttttcttttttagaaaTGCCAGCAGGTCTCCTAAACACAAAGAAATGTGTTTGTAGAATGaagacaaaacatttttttaaaaatagtttgaaaaAATTATTATCCATCTCTGCAAGAAAAATCCATTTTCTGTGCCATTCTgacacatatacagatgtacagtacaatgaaattctttcttcgcatatcccagcttgtttggaagctggggtcagagcgcagggtcagccattgtacggcgcccctggagcagacagggttaagggccttggtcaaggacccaacagtggctgcatagcctGGATctaaaccgccaatcttccggctGATAAGTATTTTCTTCGAATAAGCATGAGTAAGCACTTTGAATAAGCACCACTCACCAGCATGAAGCTGAAggttgtgtgtgttgctgtTAACTCGGAAGGTACAACCTGTGGACGCAACAGTCACTGGCTGTAACAGTTTGACTACCAGACCATGATAAAATGCTTCACAGTATTCCCGAAGCCACTCGACATACTGTTCAGTGATTCCATCGCCCTCCCCAAAGGATCCTGTAGACCACAGAAACCATTACAATACAAATATGCAAGAAGCATTCACTATTTATGCAATAAAgcaccatttaaaaaataacacaaacctATAGTCTGAATATAAATGGTCTTATGGCCGCTGTTGGGAGTGCTGCGGTATGGGTTGCTATAAAAGCTCTGGAAGTCCTGAGGAGCTTCAGGGTGGGAGGGAATCCAGTCAGAGTCAGAATGAACAGTGATAGAAGTGAAGAGTGGACTGTCAGGGAGAAGACCCTCTTCCAGAAACCTCTTTTCCTCTTTGCTGTACTGCTCATAAGCTTCTATTAGATCTTTTCGTGTGGAGCGAAGAGCAGAGCACAGTTTTTCTAGTGGATGGTTTATTCGCTGCATCTGGAATAGTAAAGGTTCAGTAGTTGAGGTTCTGTGCTATGACTGAAAGGCTGTGGGTTTAAACATCACAGAGTCATTGTTGTGCCTTTGACCAACCATCAGGTACAGCCAATTGCTTTAAAAGTATGGctaaaattttttttgtttgtttatgcattttctcccttttctaccgacttttagcgtatccgatcacccaattgcattacacttcctctccactgatgccgatccccgccctgattgaggagagcgagactgataCCCgtaccctccgacacgtgtgcagtagccgactgcatcttttcacctgcacgaggcgagttcatatgtggatcagctttgtgtacggacagccacaccctgataaacgcattatccctcgactttgtgcaggcgccatcaatcagccaggtcgtaattgcctcagttatgaggagtccctatccagctcccaccctgtataaacaacaagccaattgttgttcatgtaggtgcccagccctgGCTACAAATATTAACCACAACCAAATAAGCGCCTCTGTGTCGTTCCCAACAAAACCTGATGGAATTCATAGCACGGCTGCCATTCAGAAATCTTCAGTATAGGGCagtaaggcagttgtagcctagtggttaatgtactggactagtaagcagaaggttgctggttcaaaccccaccactgccaggttgacactgttgggcccttgagcaaggcccgtaaccctcaattgcttaaaaagcatctgctaaatgctgaaaatgtaagtatGAAATGCCATTATGCAAAAACACATAACCTGGTTTAATTTAGACAAAACCTGGACCTCAACACTGGGCAACACAAAAGAACTTCCACCAAACGCCTTACATCTAGTTAATTCACATTAACTGGGTACAAATACTCACTATCCCCCTTAAAAAaacctaaacaaacaaaagcttgGCAGATTAAAGATCTTAAACAATTAAAGCCAACAGTGAGTTTTCCATTTGTATATAATACCactaaacataatttaaaaaaatgtgcatATACAGTAGCTAATGGTGCTCAGTACAGATATGTGATTAGAAAGTCTAGGTTTACAACCTTAACACAACATGTTTCTATTAATGGAGGCAGTGGTAGTGGCTAAGATACCAAACTATCAGGTGGTTGCCGGCTCAAGCCCCACTGCCggcaaattgccactgttggacccctaaaCAAGGACCTTAACTCTCAATAACTCAAATtgcattcagtcataattgcaaCCTGGGTACAAATACTCACTTTCCCCCCTTAAGCAAACAAAAGTTTGGCAGATTATTGAAAGATCTTAAACAATTAAAGCCAACAGTCAGTTTTCCATTTGTATATAATACCACtaaacatattttttaaaaatgtgcatattAGAGAAACAAATGTATACAGTAGCTAATGGTGCTCAATACAGATATGTGATTAGAAAGTCTAGGTTTATAACCTTAACAcaacatccccccccccccccccccccctcaacTCATTAGTAGTGCTAGTAGGACAGTAGTGCTAGGCTataatggcagttgtagcctagtggttaaggtactggactaggaagtagaaggttactggttcaaaccccaccactaccaggttgacactgttggacccttgagcaaggcttgcttacactataagtcgctttggataaaagcgtctgctaaatgccgaaaatgtaaatgctaggTACAGGAAAAGCTTACATTTTATTCTGACAGTTCAAATCTCACCTCAGTTCTTATAATGATACTCAGCACTGTGAGTTTCAGTTTTTTAGTTTGAAGTTGTTTAGTCTGGAGTTAAAGACAGTTAAGCAGAAAACTCCTGCCTGTACATGCAAAGCCGCATTTTAAATAGTAAACAGTGTTATTATTAGTAAACATGTTGCTCTGAGACGAGCTGTGAGACGTCAGGAGTGACGGAGGTAAATATTCACGTTGATGGCTGCCGGTGCTTCTCTTCAAACTTAAAGTCACAAGATAAACCATAACAGAACGATTTATTTATACCGATTTATTTTAACACACAGTTGTGCTATTTAGGTTGCGCCCTTACACATATATTTACCGTTTGTatacatgtttttaaattataaaataatttttaatttaaatttaaaataaaagtcctCACATACCTATTTCAGTGGTACTCTTATTAACGTGTACACGACAGGGCAAATTCAAATAACATTATGTAGGCTACAAAGTGCCCTTCTTCCAGATTCACGATGTAAAGgtgttttatatgtatataaatatttagtGTAATTTACTGTAGACAGCAAAAAACCAAAGCAAAGTTAAAATGAGCATTTCTTGGGAGtcctatactatactataaacTTCCGTAACTAGCGCATGCGCAATAGCAGACATTCTGAAACTGGACGTGTAGTCAAAggaacaaactaataaaaacgtTTTGATTCTAAATAAAATTCAAACAAAaattgtaaaaacaaaacaaaaatacacaattTATTCATGATATGCATTATGCtgtgtgtaaaaataaataacatttattttttgccATAAGCCAGCGCTGGGGGGATCTTACTAGGAATACTGGTTGTAACTtcttgtttattaaaatgtaacccCCCTTTTTCATCCTAAACCAAGTCAAGTCCAGTTTCCTCCTGTTGTTGCTGGCCACATCTTTTCAGCTGCATCACCTTCAGATATACACGCTAAGCTCTCCATTGCTAGTGCAGGCGCCTCAACCACACTGCTTATTCTTAAGATTATAAAGTACAGGGGTtgaacaaaataactgaaacacctgtcattttagtgtggtaggtttcatggctaaattggaccagtctggtggccaatcttcattaattgcacattgcaccagtaagagcagtgtGAAgtttcaattagcagggtaagagcacagttttgctcaaaatattgcaatgcacacaacattatgggtgacataccagagttcaaaatgttggtgcacgtcttgctggcgcatctgtgaccaagacagcaatctttgtgatgtatcaagagccacggtatccagggtaatgtcagcataccaccaagaaggacaaaccacatccaacaggattaactgtggacgcaagaggaagctgtctgaaagggatggtcgggtgctaacccggattgtatccaaaaaacataaaaccacggctgcccaaatcacggcagaattgaatgtgcacctcaactctcctgtttccaccagaactgtccgtcaggagctccacagggtcgatatacatggccgggctgctatagccaaacctttggtcactcgtgccaatgccaaacgtcggtttcaatggtgcaaggagcgcaaatcttgggctgtggacaatgtgaaacatgtattgttctctgatgagtccacctttactgttttccccacatccgggagagttacggtgtggagaagccccaaagaagcgtaccacccagactgttgcatgcccagagtgaagcatgggggtggatcagtgatggtttgggctgccatatcatggcattcccttggcccaatacttgtgctagatgggcgcgttactgccaaggactaccgaaccattctggaggaccatgtgcatccaatggcggtgccgtgtatcaggatgacaatgcaccaatacacacagcaagactggtgaaagattggtttgatgaacatgaaagtgaagttgaacatctcccatggcctgcacagtcaccagatctaaatattattgagccactttggggtgttttggagaagcgagtcaggaaacgttttcctccaccagcatcacgtagtgacctggccactatcctgcaagaagaatggcttaaaatccctctgaccactgtgcaggacttgtatatgtaatttccaagacgaattgacgctgtattggccgcaaaaggaggccctacaccatactaataaattattgtggtctaaaaccaggtgtttcagttattttgtccaacccctgtaaataaaacatattatttgcattatttatttattgggattttaatgtcatgttttacactttggttacattcatgacagaaatggtagttactcattacacaaggttcattatgtcacaagtttaatgtcagacacagtcatggacaatttagtatctccaatataactcacttgcatgcctttggactgtgggaggaaacccaaacagacacggggagaacatgcaaactccacacagaaaggacccagaccacccaaCCTGGAGATCGgacccaggacgttcttgctgtgaggtgacagtgctacccacttagccaccgtgccaccctattaTTTGCATTAACATTTGTGAAACAATTTCTAGATGCATTTTTATTACAAGTGTGTAGCATATTGTATAGATGCAGTGTGGTAGTAAAATTAATGACAGTAGCTCATTTGTTGCTTTTCACACTTTCTTACCTCTCGCTACCTCATCCAGCAACTGAAAGTGCCCCCATGCCCGAAATTGACCAGATATTAATGGAATATTGGACAATAAGTGAATCAGATGCAGTagtgtaaacatttttaaagctttcttaCACTCTCTGATAAAAGGTTAGGGAAGATTCTTACAGTCCTCAGAGAAAAAAATAGCCTCTTACTGTGTGTGCCAACAATGTATCCTATTCACCTAATGAAGGGGCCAGTAAgagtaaacagtatttaaaaacccagTCCTGCTGATGCACCTGATAGTGAGTTTTACTGGTATTACTACATTATGTAATTACCATgctagtgtcactgcagtgctaaaatgTTCCAGCATCCAAACAACTAGCctgtttacattaatgaggccagtggtagcacagtggttaagataccAAACTATCAGGTGGTTGCCAGTTgaagccccactgctgccagaTACCGCTATTGGAACCCTAAACAAGGaccttaactctcagttgcttaAACTGCAGTCATAATTGATAGTGGCTTCAGATAAAAGTGCCTGCAAAATGCCGCATGTGAATGAATTCAATTGTAAAGAGCAGACGTAAGCTACAGTTAGTAAATGTATATCCAGAAGTCAAGGCCAATGTGACTTTCCTGTAGTCACTCTGCTTAGATTTTAATGGGCAAGATGAAAAGCTTTTCTGATCACCACAGTGGTAAAGTGTGGATATTTGAGTGTGACTAGCCTTTTCATCTGCTCTAATTTTGGTTATTTTCCTCTGACCTCTCTCAACAAGATGTTTTCACTTGAAGAACTGCCACTTACTGGATGTGTTTCGGTTTTTCACAACATTATGGATtagttatatataattttaacatcatgttttacacactttaggtacattcataacagaacaggtagttcactcagtacacaagattcatcagttcaagcctTTAATgccacagtcatggacaattttgtatctccaattcacctcactactACCACACGTATTTGGGTTGTGGGAAGAGACTGAAGcttctgaaggaaacccacatggaaatAGGAACTACACACAATAGGGACCTGAAACGCTTCACttagaaatcgaacccaggaccttcctgctgtgaggcgacagtgctacccactgagccacaatgCCGCCCACATTATGGGTTAACTCTGAAACTGTGAGAAGTAAAACAGATCAGCAGCTTCTGAAATGCTCAACCCAGCTGGTCTGTACCACTAACCATGCCAAAGTAAAAAGGCATTCAGATTACAGTATTTCCCCATTTCTTATGTTTTATGTGAACATTAATTAAAGCTTTTGACCTGTGTCTGTGGTTTTATGCATTGCCGTGCTTCCACATGACTCATTAATATACTATAGTCAGACTTTGAGCACAT
This genomic interval carries:
- the LOC134321381 gene encoding archaemetzincin-2 isoform X1, coding for MQRINHPLEKLCSALRSTRKDLIEAYEQYSKEEKRFLEEGLLPDSPLFTSITVHSDSDWIPSHPEAPQDFQSFYSNPYRSTPNSGHKTIYIQTIGSFGEGDGITEQYVEWLREYCEAFYHGLVVKLLQPVTVASTGCTFRVNSNTHNLQLHAGDLLAFLKKKKPKDAFCIVGITMIDLYPRDSWNFVFGQASLTEGIGVFSFARYDDDFYSRNYAGRLKKGMKPKPGDYSVFQSCYIPPISSTLLLRSCKTLTHEIGHIFGIKHCQWLQCVMQGSNHLEESDRRPPDLCPICLRKLQSAIGFKLADRYKALLHWIENGTGQSSQQSDKPLKAFEDFKQWLCKCLSILEDEIF
- the LOC134321381 gene encoding archaemetzincin-2 isoform X2 yields the protein MQRINHPLEKLCSALRSTRKDLIEAYEQYSKEEKRFLEEGLLPDSPLFTSITVHSDSDWIPSHPEAPQDFQSFYSNPYRSTPNSGHKTIYIQTIGSFGEGDGITEQYVEWLREYCEAFYHGLVVKLLQPVTVASTGCTFRVNSNTHNLQLHAGDLLAFLKKKKPKDAFCIVGITMIDLYPRDSWNFVFGQASLTEGIGVFSFARYDDDFYSRNYAGRLKKGMKPKPGDYSVFQSCYIPPISSTLLLRSCKTLTHEIGHIFGIKHCQWLQCVMQGSNHLEESDRRPPDLCPICLRKLQSAIGFKLADRYKRMEQGNPVSSRTNPLKLSKTSNSGYVSV